The Betta splendens chromosome 7, fBetSpl5.4, whole genome shotgun sequence genome includes a window with the following:
- the ndufb11 gene encoding NADH dehydrogenase [ubiquinone] 1 beta subcomplex subunit 11, mitochondrial, with translation MLARLSRFGPVVPRLLSNPPARFVSQSKSTGAAGSTAVMELHPPAHAAGHGEVNEYVKNPDYHGFSSDPVVDQWNMRVGFFFGISVSLVIGGTFIHYLPDHGMRQWARREAEQLILQREKEGLPLITENYYDSSKIILPTAGEE, from the exons ATGTTGGCCCGACTCTCACGTTTCGGGCCCGTCGTGCCCCGGTTACTCTCTAACCCACCGGCTCGGTTCGTGTCCCAGTCGAAGTCGACTGGTGCCGCAGGTTCGActgctgtgatggagctgcaccCGCCCGCGCACGCAGCTGGTCACGGCGAGGTCAACGAGTATGTCAAG AATCCAGATTATCATGGCTTCTCCAGTGATCCTGTGGTGGACCAGTGGAACATGAGGGTGGGCTTCTTCTTTGGCATCTCAGTGTCTCTCGTTATTGGAGGAACATTTATCCACTATTTACCAGACCATGG AATGCGACAGTGGGCCAGAAGGGAGGCAGAACAGTTGAtcctgcagagggagaaggagggtcTTCCTCTAATAACTGAGAACTACTATGACTCGAGCAAGATTATTCTGCCCACAGCTGGAGAGGAGTAA